A single genomic interval of Lewinellaceae bacterium harbors:
- a CDS encoding M36 family metallopeptidase, with translation MKPWCTIVSLLLAVTAHASVDVPAAAIRYVQQHADVFNSNPNDVQELRISSSATGLKGNVYLYVQQQYQNLDIYNAIATVAFSSDHKVIHAAGRLIDSVEKRLVWPLEQTLPEVAIGNILGAAVVLPRIQLLGSEKHKLFLGKGFTDSVSVRRIWWSAQMGPVFEMVFEVVVPTAEDVKQYIVRVSDGTILQERSLFVDCGFEGEGQMEAPALPYKADAWFGPNNEMNVYKVYPMPVESPAHGSRAVITNPADPIASPYGWHDVDGKAGAEFDDTEGNNARVQEDTDGDDLLGKTADGGENLVFDFLLNEQRAPIDNLDAVLTNLFFWVNLNHDLFYQYGFKETDGNFQQNNYGRSGKGNDPVFADAMDGSGLNNARFYSPEDGSAGRMEMFLWGTNDANLDIAGPDPLNGSLGSIESDFSANNKLENVGEVNGQVVLLRDAQGGSYLGCLGTDLMNGDEFAGKIVLIERGICFFVEKVLRVQELGATAVIVFNNDSNDPIVMGGIENRITIPAVMISRYDGLNLVEALLRGDTIQAHLSKGSENKYLDSSLDNLIITHEYGHGVSIRLTGGAAATTCLENEEQMGEGWSDYFGLLFTTDWNVAQPQDKRGVGTWLSRENIDGRGIRPYPYSYDLSIDPLNYGNIKDLAVPHGVGTVWCSMLWDMTWEIVRTEGASNDWYHGEGGNNIALSLVVEALKLQPCLPGFVDGRDAIIQADEQLYGGKHLYAIWKAFSRRGLGAGAQEKSPFTVLDGIANFDMPENFKTKIELLQARDSIHQVNVTWRTIAEYDNDHFVLDRKSSTGGYVEIARLTGFLFDVKGRDLRVPDTDVQTGQHYRYRLSSVDSKGLSTVLDYTDVYVIPVEDLVAYPNPVNNGQVNIRISTSIQSPVEINLYGVDGRRYLHQEFADPSLLYTAYPLEIGAISSGTYFIQMIYADEVVSQKIQVIQ, from the coding sequence ATGAAACCATGGTGTACCATTGTCAGTTTGTTGCTAGCCGTGACAGCTCATGCCAGTGTCGATGTGCCTGCTGCCGCCATCCGGTATGTTCAGCAACATGCAGATGTTTTTAATTCCAACCCCAATGATGTTCAGGAATTGCGGATTTCCAGTTCGGCAACAGGCCTGAAAGGCAATGTTTACCTTTACGTACAGCAACAGTACCAAAACCTGGATATCTACAATGCGATAGCAACCGTCGCATTTTCTTCAGACCACAAGGTCATCCATGCTGCCGGAAGATTGATCGACTCCGTGGAAAAACGGTTGGTGTGGCCTTTGGAACAAACCTTGCCTGAAGTGGCTATCGGGAACATCCTGGGAGCTGCGGTTGTCCTGCCGCGAATACAGCTTCTGGGGTCTGAGAAGCATAAACTATTCCTCGGGAAGGGTTTTACGGATTCAGTCAGTGTACGTCGGATCTGGTGGTCCGCACAGATGGGACCAGTGTTCGAAATGGTATTCGAAGTCGTAGTACCCACAGCGGAGGATGTAAAGCAGTACATCGTTCGTGTTTCGGATGGTACTATCCTTCAGGAACGGTCTTTATTTGTTGATTGTGGTTTTGAAGGGGAGGGTCAAATGGAAGCCCCTGCCTTGCCTTATAAGGCCGATGCATGGTTTGGTCCCAATAATGAGATGAATGTTTATAAGGTTTATCCAATGCCGGTAGAAAGTCCCGCTCACGGATCGCGAGCGGTGATCACCAACCCGGCCGATCCAATTGCTTCTCCCTATGGATGGCATGATGTCGATGGTAAAGCAGGAGCGGAATTTGATGACACGGAAGGCAACAATGCGCGGGTCCAGGAAGACACCGACGGAGATGATCTATTGGGCAAGACAGCGGATGGCGGAGAGAACCTGGTTTTTGATTTCCTGCTCAATGAGCAACGCGCACCCATTGATAATCTGGATGCCGTCCTGACCAACCTGTTCTTCTGGGTTAACCTAAATCACGATTTGTTTTACCAGTATGGATTTAAAGAAACGGACGGCAATTTTCAGCAGAACAACTATGGCCGATCTGGTAAAGGCAATGATCCGGTATTCGCGGATGCTATGGATGGTTCTGGTCTTAACAATGCGCGGTTCTATTCTCCGGAAGATGGTTCTGCCGGGCGGATGGAAATGTTTTTGTGGGGTACCAATGACGCCAATCTGGACATCGCTGGGCCTGACCCACTCAACGGATCGTTAGGTAGTATAGAGTCCGACTTCAGTGCCAATAACAAACTCGAAAATGTCGGTGAAGTTAACGGCCAGGTGGTATTGCTCAGAGATGCTCAGGGAGGATCTTATCTGGGATGCCTCGGTACCGATTTAATGAACGGAGATGAATTTGCCGGAAAGATTGTACTCATCGAGCGGGGTATCTGCTTTTTTGTAGAGAAAGTACTGCGGGTACAGGAACTCGGAGCCACAGCCGTGATTGTCTTTAATAATGATTCCAACGATCCCATCGTCATGGGAGGCATTGAAAACCGAATTACAATCCCGGCTGTCATGATATCCCGGTATGATGGCCTTAACCTGGTTGAAGCCCTGTTGCGGGGAGACACCATCCAGGCTCATCTTTCCAAGGGAAGTGAAAATAAATACCTGGACTCGAGTCTGGACAATCTGATCATTACCCATGAATACGGACACGGGGTGTCGATACGGCTTACCGGTGGGGCAGCCGCAACTACCTGTCTTGAAAATGAAGAACAAATGGGCGAAGGGTGGAGTGATTATTTTGGATTGTTGTTTACGACAGACTGGAATGTCGCTCAACCGCAAGATAAGCGTGGTGTGGGAACCTGGCTTTCACGGGAAAATATCGATGGCAGAGGTATCAGGCCCTATCCTTATTCCTACGATTTATCCATTGACCCACTCAATTATGGCAATATCAAGGATCTGGCAGTTCCGCATGGGGTGGGAACGGTCTGGTGTTCTATGTTGTGGGATATGACCTGGGAAATCGTCCGGACCGAAGGTGCGAGCAACGACTGGTATCATGGTGAGGGTGGAAATAATATCGCATTGAGTTTGGTTGTCGAGGCTCTGAAACTTCAACCCTGTCTGCCCGGCTTTGTCGATGGCCGTGACGCCATTATCCAGGCTGATGAACAATTATACGGGGGAAAACACCTGTATGCCATCTGGAAAGCATTCTCCCGTCGGGGTTTGGGTGCTGGTGCGCAGGAAAAATCACCGTTTACCGTTCTGGACGGTATAGCGAATTTTGACATGCCGGAAAATTTCAAGACAAAAATTGAATTATTACAGGCCCGGGATAGCATCCATCAGGTCAATGTAACCTGGAGGACCATTGCAGAATACGACAATGATCATTTTGTACTGGATCGCAAGTCCAGTACGGGAGGCTATGTTGAGATAGCCCGGTTGACCGGATTTTTGTTTGATGTCAAAGGGCGGGACTTGCGGGTTCCGGACACAGATGTCCAAACGGGGCAGCACTACCGTTACCGTCTGAGCAGTGTAGACTCGAAAGGATTATCCACCGTACTAGATTATACCGACGTATATGTCATTCCGGTAGAGGATCTGGTTGCCTACCCGAATCCGGTAAACAATGGTCAGGTCAATATCCGGATTTCCACCAGTATACAGAGCCCCGTGGAAATCAATCTGTACGGTGTCGATGGAAGGCGCTACTTACATCAGGAATTTGCAGATCCCTCCCTATTGTATACGGCGTATCCGCTGGAAATAGGAGCCATAAGTTCCGGAACCTATTTCATCCAGATGATCTATGCGGATGAGGTCGTTTCTCAGAAGATACAAGTCATTCAGTAA
- a CDS encoding lactate utilization protein, with translation MSQHPEAAARFIADNERMAWHDRSIWNARKKRDAASHSIEEWEQLRSWASDIKDHTLAHLDRYLEEFEQKATANGVQVHWAATAEDHNRIVLGILRQNEARHMVKSKSMLTEECHLNPFLEAHGIEVIDTDLGERIVQLREEIPSHIVTPAIHLKKEDVSKLFEEKLHTEPGNADPTYLTREARKHLREHFLACDAALTGVNFAIAETGTVVVVTNEGNSDLGVHLGKVQIHSMGIEKLIPKWQDLGIFTRLLARSATGQPISIYTSHYTRPRGDAPMHIILVDNGRTEQLSREHFRKSLACIRCGACMNTCPIYRRSGGHSYGSTIPGPIGSILTPGKDLKKYSPLPFASTLCGSCSDVCPVKIDIHDQLYRWRQIIAEEHLLPKYKTMPLGLAGRIFARGKRYDQAGRMARWWLRLLPAWMINNPMNPWGKHRDLPQAPRDSFKQWYQKNRPHGS, from the coding sequence ATGAGCCAGCATCCCGAGGCAGCCGCCCGATTTATTGCGGATAACGAACGTATGGCGTGGCACGACCGTTCCATCTGGAATGCCCGGAAGAAGCGGGATGCAGCCAGTCATTCCATAGAAGAATGGGAACAGTTGCGCTCCTGGGCTTCCGATATCAAAGATCATACCCTGGCTCATCTGGACCGCTATCTGGAGGAGTTTGAACAGAAGGCTACTGCCAATGGCGTCCAGGTGCACTGGGCGGCAACAGCCGAGGATCACAACCGCATCGTACTCGGGATTCTCCGGCAGAATGAGGCAAGACATATGGTGAAATCCAAGTCCATGCTCACCGAAGAATGCCACCTTAACCCATTCCTGGAGGCCCATGGAATTGAAGTGATCGATACCGATCTGGGTGAGCGAATCGTCCAGCTCAGGGAGGAGATACCCAGCCATATTGTCACGCCGGCAATCCATTTGAAAAAGGAAGATGTCAGCAAGTTATTTGAAGAAAAACTGCATACCGAGCCGGGTAATGCCGACCCGACCTACCTGACAAGGGAAGCACGTAAACACTTGCGGGAACATTTTCTGGCCTGTGATGCTGCGCTTACCGGTGTCAATTTTGCCATTGCCGAAACGGGTACGGTGGTCGTGGTGACCAATGAAGGCAACTCGGACCTGGGCGTTCATCTGGGCAAAGTGCAGATCCACAGCATGGGCATCGAAAAATTGATCCCCAAATGGCAGGACCTGGGCATTTTTACCCGATTATTGGCCCGCAGTGCTACCGGACAACCGATATCCATCTATACCAGCCATTATACCCGGCCGCGAGGTGATGCGCCCATGCACATCATCCTGGTGGACAATGGCCGGACGGAGCAGCTGTCACGAGAGCATTTCCGGAAATCACTGGCATGTATCCGTTGTGGTGCCTGCATGAATACCTGCCCCATCTACCGTCGCAGTGGCGGGCATAGTTATGGAAGCACCATTCCGGGACCCATAGGTTCCATCCTGACCCCGGGAAAAGATTTAAAGAAGTACAGCCCTTTGCCTTTTGCTTCCACACTCTGCGGTTCGTGTTCGGATGTATGCCCGGTCAAGATTGACATACATGACCAGCTGTACCGGTGGCGGCAGATCATTGCCGAAGAACACCTCTTGCCTAAATACAAGACGATGCCCCTGGGTTTGGCTGGTCGGATTTTTGCTCGGGGCAAGCGTTATGATCAGGCCGGTCGCATGGCTCGCTGGTGGCTGCGGTTGTTGCCAGCCTGGATGATCAACAACCCGATGAACCCCTGGGGCAAGCACCGTGACCTGCCACAGGCGCCCCGCGATTCGTTTAAGCAATGGTACCAGAAAAACCGGCCACATGGATCCTAA
- a CDS encoding 30S ribosomal protein S21 has protein sequence MLIIEIKEGESIDRALKRYKRKHRQINLMRQLRDRKYFTKPSEARRNEILKAQYRNEKSLLEMEE, from the coding sequence ATGCTGATTATTGAAATCAAAGAAGGAGAATCCATTGATCGCGCGCTGAAACGCTATAAGCGCAAACACCGTCAAATTAACTTAATGCGGCAACTCCGCGACCGGAAGTATTTCACCAAACCATCCGAAGCCCGCCGGAATGAAATTCTGAAAGCCCAGTACCGCAATGAAAAGTCTCTTCTGGAGATGGAAGAGTAA
- a CDS encoding DUF3127 domain-containing protein translates to MNDYYLWGKINSGMADTFQIKGRLHKKFDIESKTASFQAREFVLLTDEQYPQYLKFQLTQDRCSVIDPFQEGQQVEVFFDLRGREWNGKYFTNLNAWRVTGVTKEADSSFDLSDPEPPIEWSTDDGLKAEDFGDLPF, encoded by the coding sequence ATGAATGATTACTACCTTTGGGGTAAAATCAATTCCGGTATGGCCGACACATTTCAGATCAAAGGAAGATTGCATAAAAAATTTGATATCGAGTCCAAAACAGCCTCCTTCCAGGCGCGTGAATTTGTACTCCTTACCGACGAACAATACCCGCAATACCTTAAATTCCAATTGACACAGGATCGCTGTTCGGTCATCGATCCCTTCCAGGAAGGCCAGCAAGTGGAAGTTTTCTTCGACCTGCGCGGACGCGAATGGAATGGAAAATATTTTACCAACCTCAATGCATGGCGCGTCACCGGGGTAACAAAAGAGGCTGATAGTTCGTTTGATCTTTCAGATCCTGAACCACCGATCGAATGGTCGACCGACGACGGATTAAAAGCCGAGGACTTCGGAGATCTTCCCTTCTGA
- a CDS encoding RNA-binding protein, protein MNIFVGKLNYATSEDELRQAFEAYGSVSSCKIIMDRFTGRSKGFAFVEMDDNAEATAAIEALNNTLLGGRAIVVNKARPREDRF, encoded by the coding sequence ATGAACATCTTTGTAGGAAAACTTAACTATGCCACCTCTGAGGACGAATTGCGTCAGGCTTTTGAAGCTTACGGTTCGGTATCCAGCTGCAAGATCATTATGGATCGTTTTACAGGCCGCTCCAAAGGTTTTGCTTTCGTCGAAATGGATGATAACGCAGAAGCAACTGCCGCCATTGAAGCGCTGAACAATACCTTATTGGGTGGAAGAGCCATTGTTGTCAATAAAGCCCGTCCCCGCGAAGACCGGTTTTAA
- a CDS encoding glutaredoxin, with the protein MKTSHREILLYYNPESSGDRKTVAHAQSLSPHIKAFAFGSAPSTGMSWQFILTSLGIDPKDLLNKAHPYYRTHIKGREFDDESWIKVIKYNPDILKAPIAVRGSKAIVCQNPTDILRLI; encoded by the coding sequence GTGAAAACCAGCCATCGAGAAATATTGCTTTACTACAACCCGGAATCTTCCGGTGACCGCAAGACGGTAGCTCATGCCCAGTCATTATCGCCGCACATCAAGGCTTTTGCCTTTGGTAGTGCCCCTTCCACCGGTATGAGCTGGCAGTTCATTCTGACATCTTTGGGCATCGATCCCAAAGATTTGCTCAATAAAGCTCATCCTTATTACCGGACGCACATCAAAGGACGGGAATTTGATGACGAAAGCTGGATTAAAGTCATTAAGTACAATCCGGATATTCTGAAAGCCCCGATCGCCGTACGGGGTAGTAAGGCCATCGTATGTCAAAACCCGACAGATATCCTCCGGTTGATCTGA
- a CDS encoding caspase family protein, whose amino-acid sequence MTKFLLCLFCVSPLMAWSQCIQGNCYNGNGTYVFPSGSKYQGTFRDGVIQGSGVLYFSNGDRYNGQWNNQYREGKGTLVKANGEQYTGEFYHSKFNGQGTYTYPDGRKVVGQWKDGKPLSQEGQTESVVNTSNTPSPPEAGNRQSTENQAEGKVRDCNREECLSGQGKYTYRDGSYYIGSFVNGQPRGEGVCYYANGDRYEGQWQNHAPHGPGIMYFNSGRVVSAIWSRGRVIELRDEPATSIAGSNPVDKDSDPDVKIWAAVVGVASYNHMPTLKYTDDDAYRMYAFLKSPEGGALPDNQIRLMIDEDATRRNIIESMQTLFMQADENDVVMLYLSGHGLKGSFLPYDFDGYHNRLRYEDVQTILSNSPAKQKICLADACYAGTLGERGINLQQALNQFYERIDQSQSGTAFLMSSSSEEVSLEDQGLRQGIFSHYLIEGLKGDADQNRDKIVQLGELFDFVTNQVKRYTQNRQSPMTAGRFDPNLPMAFIR is encoded by the coding sequence ATGACGAAGTTTTTGCTCTGTCTATTCTGTGTTTCCCCCCTGATGGCATGGAGCCAGTGTATCCAAGGTAACTGTTATAATGGCAATGGAACGTACGTCTTTCCCAGCGGGTCCAAATACCAGGGCACCTTTCGGGATGGCGTTATCCAGGGCTCTGGTGTCCTCTATTTCTCAAATGGCGACCGTTACAATGGTCAATGGAACAACCAGTACCGGGAAGGTAAAGGCACCTTGGTAAAAGCCAATGGCGAACAGTACACCGGCGAATTTTATCATTCCAAGTTTAATGGCCAGGGTACCTATACGTATCCGGATGGCCGCAAAGTGGTCGGTCAGTGGAAGGACGGTAAGCCACTCAGTCAAGAGGGTCAGACAGAATCTGTTGTGAATACCTCCAATACACCCAGCCCTCCGGAGGCAGGAAATCGTCAATCGACGGAAAACCAAGCAGAAGGAAAAGTACGTGATTGTAACCGGGAAGAATGCCTGAGCGGACAAGGTAAATACACCTACCGCGACGGAAGTTATTACATCGGCTCATTTGTAAATGGCCAGCCCCGCGGTGAAGGCGTCTGTTATTACGCCAATGGGGACCGGTACGAAGGCCAATGGCAAAATCACGCTCCCCATGGACCGGGGATCATGTATTTCAACAGTGGACGGGTAGTGAGTGCCATTTGGAGCCGCGGCCGGGTGATTGAGCTCCGCGACGAGCCGGCAACCTCCATAGCCGGAAGCAACCCGGTGGATAAAGACAGCGATCCGGATGTCAAAATCTGGGCCGCCGTGGTAGGGGTTGCCAGTTATAACCACATGCCCACGCTCAAATACACGGATGATGATGCCTACCGCATGTATGCTTTTCTGAAAAGCCCGGAAGGAGGGGCTTTACCGGACAACCAGATCCGGCTGATGATCGACGAGGATGCGACCCGCCGCAACATCATCGAAAGCATGCAGACCTTATTCATGCAGGCTGATGAAAACGATGTGGTTATGCTCTACCTTTCAGGGCATGGTCTTAAAGGTTCATTCCTACCCTATGATTTTGACGGTTACCACAACCGGCTGCGTTACGAGGATGTCCAAACCATATTGTCCAACAGCCCTGCCAAACAAAAGATCTGCCTCGCGGACGCCTGTTATGCCGGCACGCTCGGAGAACGGGGTATCAACCTCCAGCAGGCATTAAACCAATTTTACGAACGCATCGATCAGTCTCAATCGGGCACCGCATTCCTGATGTCCAGTTCGTCCGAAGAAGTAAGCCTGGAAGACCAGGGACTGCGCCAGGGCATCTTCAGTCATTACCTGATCGAAGGGTTGAAGGGCGACGCCGACCAAAACCGGGACAAGATCGTCCAGTTGGGTGAACTGTTTGATTTCGTGACCAACCAGGTCAAGCGGTATACCCAAAACCGCCAGAGCCCGATGACAGCAGGGCGATTTGATCCTAACCTGCCGATGGCGTTCATCCGATAA
- a CDS encoding glycerate kinase, with amino-acid sequence MSRIICVTDKFKGTLPASEIGLLAQKTWGDKCLAIPLADGGEGTLEALHNIRPWTIHQVRVVDPCYQPQDAYYLIDPTTNTAYLEMALASGLQLVPAEQRDPKYTTTRGTGQLILDAWKQGVNRIVVFAGGSATQDAGIGLLAGCGYEWLDEKGNPLDPQGDSLSKIASVREPSDLPPQPEFLIATDVRNPLLGPLGAARQYAAQKGATPEDVDILETGTRQYLHWLENRFGQELDQPGMGAAGGLALSPAAFWNTRIVSATDLIFELLAIERHIASADIILTGEGKLDQTSLQGKLIHAVCQLALRHRKIIWGVFGEVTLPDSAVRELGLSQWFSLTSLAGSSTAAMENPRHWMQVALCLFRD; translated from the coding sequence GTGTCCAGAATAATTTGTGTCACCGATAAATTCAAGGGTACCCTGCCAGCTTCCGAAATTGGTCTGCTGGCACAAAAGACCTGGGGAGACAAATGCCTGGCAATCCCTTTAGCCGACGGCGGCGAAGGGACGCTGGAAGCACTCCATAATATCCGTCCGTGGACCATCCATCAGGTCCGGGTAGTGGATCCGTGTTATCAGCCCCAGGACGCTTACTATCTGATCGACCCAACAACAAATACAGCGTACCTGGAGATGGCGCTGGCATCCGGTCTGCAGCTTGTACCTGCTGAGCAGCGGGATCCAAAATACACCACCACACGGGGTACCGGACAGTTGATTCTCGATGCCTGGAAGCAGGGTGTTAACCGCATAGTGGTATTTGCCGGCGGAAGTGCAACACAGGACGCAGGAATCGGATTGCTCGCAGGATGCGGGTACGAATGGCTGGACGAAAAGGGTAACCCGCTGGACCCTCAGGGTGACTCCCTGTCGAAGATTGCATCCGTCCGGGAGCCCAGTGATTTGCCTCCACAGCCGGAGTTTCTTATTGCTACCGATGTGCGTAATCCACTTTTGGGGCCTCTGGGAGCAGCCCGGCAATATGCAGCACAGAAGGGTGCGACACCTGAGGATGTTGATATCCTGGAGACCGGGACCAGGCAATATCTTCACTGGCTGGAGAATCGTTTTGGCCAGGAGTTGGACCAGCCCGGGATGGGCGCAGCAGGGGGGCTGGCATTAAGCCCGGCGGCATTCTGGAATACCCGCATCGTATCCGCCACAGACCTCATCTTTGAGCTGCTAGCCATTGAACGACACATCGCGTCTGCCGATATAATCCTGACTGGTGAAGGTAAACTGGACCAAACTTCATTGCAGGGAAAGCTCATCCATGCGGTATGTCAGCTGGCACTCCGGCATCGAAAAATAATCTGGGGTGTCTTTGGAGAGGTTACCCTTCCGGACAGCGCAGTCCGTGAACTTGGCCTGTCCCAATGGTTCAGCTTAACCAGTCTGGCCGGCAGTAGTACAGCAGCTATGGAGAATCCCCGGCATTGGATGCAGGTGGCTTTATGTTTGTTTCGCGATTAA
- a CDS encoding LUD domain-containing protein: MDPKQQILDRIRSIRQADKPYPPQAFKYPAGDLDEAFTTMVKLSGSTLLRFKDAQTMVDDFMKAGHPVYNWVSTWEPMIRLGAIEAGQDRDPGNPIPCAVLPGSYGVAENGAVWVPEEVMGWRAIPFLAEHLILIVHADKLVATMHDVYAQIQPGAYGLFIAGPSKTADIEQHLVLGAQGPLAHTVILLG; encoded by the coding sequence ATGGATCCTAAGCAGCAAATACTGGACCGGATCCGGTCTATACGGCAAGCGGATAAACCTTATCCACCGCAAGCTTTTAAGTACCCTGCCGGGGATCTTGATGAAGCCTTCACGACCATGGTCAAGCTTTCCGGAAGCACCTTGCTACGGTTTAAGGATGCTCAAACCATGGTCGACGATTTTATGAAAGCCGGTCATCCGGTATACAACTGGGTGAGTACCTGGGAGCCGATGATCAGGCTTGGCGCAATCGAAGCAGGTCAGGACCGGGACCCAGGCAATCCCATTCCGTGTGCCGTGCTCCCGGGATCTTACGGTGTTGCGGAGAACGGAGCCGTATGGGTGCCGGAGGAGGTGATGGGCTGGCGGGCCATTCCTTTCCTGGCTGAACATCTGATATTGATCGTACATGCGGACAAGCTGGTTGCTACAATGCACGATGTTTATGCTCAAATTCAGCCGGGAGCCTATGGATTATTCATTGCCGGCCCTTCCAAAACAGCTGATATTGAACAGCATCTGGTACTAGGTGCTCAGGGACCATTGGCCCACACAGTGATTTTGCTGGGATAG
- a CDS encoding T9SS type A sorting domain-containing protein — protein sequence MKTILHAIILITSIAITSVKGFGQCYPDRHSTTWFDGWISCDMAASPNNLRGESHWILYDFGSPHMLYNTHFWNLNDPSHLDWGIAEIAIDYSDTGAEWKTFGNTTIAKGTGKSIYEGQAGPDLQGIVARYLLITVIANQGGSCAGFSEIRIEAEASASTSQLTTLANWNDPSSPLRAQVFPNPFTTASTLTIQSTDDRMIHYQIVDVLGREVFQGQIPGGAEQTVSLTGVNWQAGLYQILISQGDYRTRLPLLKIE from the coding sequence ATGAAAACAATTTTGCACGCTATAATTCTGATTACATCCATTGCAATTACATCCGTTAAGGGGTTTGGACAATGTTACCCGGACCGCCATTCCACTACGTGGTTTGACGGATGGATTTCCTGCGATATGGCTGCCAGTCCAAACAATCTCCGCGGTGAATCACACTGGATCCTGTACGATTTCGGATCACCACACATGTTATACAATACCCATTTCTGGAATCTGAATGACCCCTCCCATCTGGACTGGGGCATTGCAGAGATCGCGATTGATTATTCCGACACTGGCGCTGAGTGGAAAACCTTTGGAAATACAACGATTGCTAAAGGAACCGGGAAATCCATTTATGAAGGGCAGGCTGGTCCTGATCTGCAGGGGATCGTAGCCCGGTATCTGCTCATAACGGTGATTGCCAATCAGGGCGGTAGCTGTGCAGGCTTCTCGGAGATCCGCATCGAAGCGGAGGCATCCGCATCCACCAGCCAACTGACCACTCTGGCTAACTGGAATGATCCTTCATCACCACTGCGCGCCCAGGTATTCCCAAACCCCTTTACAACCGCTTCCACTCTGACCATTCAATCGACGGATGACCGCATGATTCATTATCAGATCGTTGATGTTCTGGGGCGGGAGGTATTTCAGGGCCAGATTCCGGGCGGCGCCGAACAGACTGTCAGTCTCACCGGAGTGAACTGGCAAGCCGGACTTTACCAGATCCTCATCAGCCAGGGAGATTACCGGACAAGATTACCACTGTTAAAGATAGAGTAG